From Alligator mississippiensis isolate rAllMis1 chromosome 1, rAllMis1, whole genome shotgun sequence:
caggcaagtgccaaAAGTAGTGAAACCTTGCAGAGATACCTTCTGTGTAGGAGCGCTGCACCCAGCCACTGGGAGACCAGTCCCAGGGCCCAAACTAGACTCCCCATCCAGTTGTACGTACCATCTACAGAGCCAAACTCCTTCACATGGGCACGAGTGAGGATCTCTTTGTACAGCACCTCAGCTTCCTTGTACTTGCCTTGTTTAAGGTAGCAGGAGGCCTGTAGCCAACACAGAGCATGTGGTTGAAGCCCCAAGAGATGACGAGTATCCTTACACCACAGCTCCCCCTCCTCAGAAAGTTCCCCACTGTTTCCCCCTCCACCTTACGCAGATGGTATCCCCAGCCTCCCACATCCCttacccagcccctgcccccttgtaAGGAGAACCCAGACAGACCCACCAGGTTGTTCTTGGTTTTGGCCACATTTGGGTCATCAGGGCCCAGGCGACTCTCGTAGATCTCCAATGCCCGGCAGTAGTAGTACTCAACCTCCTCATACTTGCCCTGATTCTGGCACAGCAGCGCCAAGTTATTCAGCTGCTTGGCCACATCCGGGTGGTCTTTGCCTAGGACCTGGGAAGCCAGAGAAGGAAGATATCAGATAGAAGCCCCTTCAAGACCATTTTAAGCCCTTGGAGATAGCATGGAAGCTTCTCCTCAAGAGTCCTGGATATCCCAAGTTCTGCCTAGAGGGGCCCTATCTAGATGATCATTTACCTAGCACCCCTATAATGAAAGACAGGAAGCAAGAAGACTCTAAATGGTCCCTCAGTGTGTATGACCTTTAATCTCCTGTAAGCCCAAGTGTTAGGGAGGATGGGAGAAGAGGTGCCATAATGTCAGTCTGAAAGCAAAGCTGGAAGGAAAGAGACAATAAGGCAGAGGTCAGCAGCACTAGGGAATGTTACAGGAACCAGACAGTTTATTTGCAGGGCATGGGACACTTCTTCCCACCCAGACTGGGGGGAGCTATATTGGTACCATTTCCTACATTTCTGAAAATAAACAAGCAGCACACCAGGAGCAATTGGGGCTGGTGCCCTCCTGCAGAACCCTGCAGAAGGTGGGTAATGGGGCTGATACCTTCTCACGGATCTCTAGGGCTCGTTTGCACAGTGGCTCTGCCTCCTTGTATTTCCCTCTTTTGCCATAGAGAACAGCCAGGTTGTTCAGTGTTGCTGCTACCTGCAAAAACGTAAGTCACATCCAGTGAAGCTGAAGAGGACTCAGAAAAAATGAGAAAGTGATGGGAGTTGGTGGGAACATGGACATTAGTTCCTTCTCACtcagcactgctgcacagtacCTTGCGAGACAGCAGCAAGAGCATCTTAGTACCTCAAACAAGTAGGAGCAACCCAGAGCCATCAGCTGGTCTTGGGGGTGttcaggaaggctgcagggaatTAATACCATCCTGGAGGAGTTTGACAGAATTCAGGATTGGAACAGCACAACCAGTTATCCAAGCATGAGGCTTGGGGAGTTGGGGCAGAGTACTGGGTAACAACCCTGCAAAGAGATCTCCTCAACCCAATGCCACAGCACACATGGCTCTCCTTGGGTACCTGCAGTCCCAGCAACACTACCTAGCCTGTAGCCTTATAGCCAGAGATGACCTAGCCATGGGTAACAAGGGAAGTATGACACAGAATTTGGGCACCAATCCCAAGCCCTGCACTACCAATGCCAGGGGGAAGGACCAACACCCAGGGCAAGGGTGAAAGATACTCACTGCAGGGTGGTCTTTGCCCAGGGTCTTCTCACGAATAGAGAGTGCATCATTCAGCAAGTGAGCTGCCTCTTTGTATTTATTCTGATCCCTGCAGTTCAGAGCCAGGCAATTATTGCAGTTCTAAGGTACTGATATCCAGAACATGCAAAGCTTGGTAAAACACTGCCACGCCACCCCTTTCCAAGAGACTTTCCCCCAACCCATTGCTTTCTCCAAAGTCCAGcctgcactgtgctgccctcaAATTCAGCCCCCTACAACACTCCCACAATCTATCAATGGGGCCTGCCCATCCCAGTTTTCTGTGATCTCAACATATACTAACAAGGCCCAGATTGCAAGATGGTTACTGACCCACAACCTTTTTCTAGAGGCAGACTCTGTCAGTTGGTGGACTCCACATCTGCATAAGGCCTGTATTGGCACATCAGATAGAGCAGCAAAGCCCTGCTCCCCTACCTGTATACAAGTGCCAGGATGTTGAGCATGGTAGCCACATCCGGATGATCATGGCCTGAAGTCTTCTCTAGATCTTCCAGTGCCTGCTTGCAGAGTGGCACAGCCACCTCATAACGCCCCTGTGAGGCATACTGGATCACTAGGTTGTGGAGGGTACGTAGGCGTGCCGGGATCTCATAACCACCCTGCTGAgccgctgctgctgcactgctgtgCTGGTGGGGCACTGCGGAACACACAAGGGAGTCAACTGGGGAGCAGCATAGCTTGCACCCCCATTTTCCCCAAGCCAGCCTGGGGTCTTGGTACAAGCGCATGAAGCAGAACACTTACATCCTGGGCCgtgctcctcctcctcattgGGGAACAGATCATCTAGAGAGTCCTTGGTAGAGTCACCTTCTTTCTCCTCCTGACAAAGAGAAGGAAGCACAAAACCAGCTACATGTGCTATCAGTATCCCAGGGAATTTACATCATGTAAAACATATCAGTAAAAATATGCATCAGTAAAGAAGTTTGGCTATCATTAAAaggtttgcagattgtcagttaATAAGAACACCCTCCATCCTACCCCCTCCAACTTCTCTTGGGTTGGGAACCCAGCTCCAAGTCCTGATGGACTCCACACCTACGCCCTTTACCCTCCCTACTTTGAGGCTAAAGGAGCCCCTGCAGGTGTGGGATGAGGTGCGTGCCAGGGACTGTGAAATGAACTGCTAGACACAGGCTGCAAAAATTGGGCACTCTGCTCACGCCCATGGGATTGTTCTGAGCACTAATGCACCTTGCAGCACCAACTCTTACCGAAGGGGAGACATCCTCATCATATTTCTTCAACTGGTTCATGAACTCCAGGTGCTTCTTCTCCTCTTCTAGCTGGGCCACAGTCTGCTCACTGCGCTGCAGCTTCTGCTGGGTGTTGGCCAGTTCATCCCGCAGCCACTGGTTCTCCTGGCACAATCTCCGTACCTGAGCACGCAGTTTCTGCTTTTCCGATTCCACAGCATTCAGGTGGTTGGACAGAGCCATCATCACCTGGACCAGAAACACCAACGGGGCCACATTAATCCAACAAGAGGAGCTGAACAACTCCCTAATGTGCCAAGTGTTCCCCCGCCCCAATGTGCCAAGACTACCTTCATAAAGGAAGAACCTCCCTAACCCTTCCATCTCTTGATATGGAGATTAGACATTACCAGGCTCAGGTGCAGATTAAGTGTGCGGCCCCTGGGGCAAGCATAGCAGTATCAGCCCTCCTGCAATggccccagccactgtgctgcaGGGTCCTTTCCCAGCATGCTCCCTAGCAGAGCCTCTCACCTGAGCCTCCCCAAGTCCCAGCTCAATCATTTCCACCGACTTGCGGAGCAGGTTGGATTTCTCATGCACTAGGTTGGCCTCCTCATCCTTCTTCAGACACTTGATGGTTTCTAGCAGGCTGTGTAGGATGGAATTGTGCTCATTCTTGAGGGCCTCCAGCCCCTGAATCACCAGCTTGGTGTTGGATATTATCTCCTCCTGGCTCAATTTGTCCAGCTTCTCCTCCCTTGGATACACCATGGTGGAcatagcttttttttccccacacagacACCTGAGGAGAAAATCAAAACCTCTTAACACTCTACCAGAAGGAGCATGTACTTAATGGAGGCTGAAGAGCTCCAGGCCCAGACAGTTCAGAGGGAAGGCCAAGGACTGGGATGGAAACAATGTTGTCCTCTCCAAGTTCTTCCCTTCCTGGCCTACACACAATGCAAGAGGACAGGTAGGGGGCAGGAAGTACTAGCTGTCACTTGGAGCAGCATACAGGCAGGAGACAGAGGGTCACAGCATTAGAACCAGCTGCCTCCTCACTGCCCACAATTTTGTCAGCCAAGAAAGTGAATTTAGCAAATCATTCAAAAGCTAAATAAAAATCAGCAAGAACTGCAGTAGACACACCTCCGGCTCAGAGGTCATCAGAGCTCAGCTAGGAACCAGGTGCAAGGAGTCTCCAGGAAGACTCAGTGCCTGTTGTTGGTTGTGGGAGAAAGAAGAGGGGGAGATGGAAAGCAGCCAAGCAAAGCAGCTTGCTTCCTCAGTGGCAAGTCCCTTAGAAAAGCAGGCAAAAAGAGGCACAATGCACCACTCAGCCAGCCTACAGACAACAAACCTCCCCCAGTGCCTTGAAGGTCAGACCCGAAGAGCAGAGAACAGGACCACAAACAGTTTGCAGAGAGCAAGAGGGAAAAGATCCAAATATAGCCCTGCAGGCTTGtttgccttgggggggggggaggggttgctagCATTACTGTACTACCCCAATACCAGAGTTATACCACTGTATCCACCCCCATATGGGCACACTTCACCCAGAACAAGCAGCTTTTCTTCCACTgcgcttgatttttttttgctgacagCCCAGGTAGTGTTGTCAGAAGTGGAGGCATTGAGACTCCTGGGTTCAAGGGTTCCATGTCATCTTTTCTCCTACccatgccttggtttccccacaCAACAGAACAGTACCAACCTACTTACCCCTGTAAGAGTTAGTATGTATGTGGCATCCTGATTAGCCTCAGGATCCTGCATCAAAGCCCTACTTCATGAATGGGAGCAGCACACACTTGGGAGCCCTGAGCCAGAATTAACTGTTATCAGAGGAAAAGGCTGCCACACTTGAGAGCTCCGCCACTTGGAGCATGACACTGAATATACAAACAACTACCCATAACGTTAAGTCAGACATGCCCTtggtcccttctccccctcccccagtctaaAATCTGCCCTCTCCATGCCCATGTCCAGAGTCAAGGTACCCAGTGGAAATTAACCCTCTAGTGCTTGGCCCCTTTGGACTCCAACTTGAGCATCCCGGCTGTCCCCACTCAAAAAAGCTTAACAAGAGCCTTGAGACAGAACCTGTAGCCTAAGACAAGCCACTGCTTACCTTGGCCAGTGACTAGCAAGTGCTGAATTCGCCTCCAGATCAAGTCAGTGCCATAGATGCATCCCAGTGCTAGACGTGCAGCAGCCACTGGTGGGGTTGGCCAAGCAGCACCTCTGTGGGCAGAGAGCTATAAACAGGCAAAGCAACCTGAGCTCATGTGACCCTACTGGCAGGAAGCTGGCAGTCAGCCAAGGTATTACACCAGCCAGGCAAGTGAGGGAAGGCAGTGCCAACAGATTTGTCTTTGTTCTGCTCTGTAGACCCACCTCTGTGTGTTTTGGGTCCTTTGCTCAGCAACAGCTGCCTGCCTGTTTACAGAAGCAAGCAAATCCTGTTTCACGTGCAGCACAAGTGAAGCCAGAGCAATGCCCGTCTCTGCAGAGTCCCACCCTAGCTGGGCACTCCCACCACTTCCAGGGAAGCAGCTGCTCAGCTCAAAGGGCTTCCAAGAGTCCCTAGTGCCAAGGCAGTCCtagcaagagcagcagcatacTTGAACGTGGAGAAGATTGTCCAAATATAGCGAGACAGTGTAGCAGAAGGCGAGTAGCCAGGCAAAGAACAAGGGAACTGCTGGGCAGTTATGGAGCAAAACTGGCTCTGCAAGGTACTGTGCAATGGGACAGAAGACAAGGATGACCACAGCACATCCTGGGAGCAATTCTGAGGGAGCCAGATATGATGAAGGGAGTCTTCACCATATCTGCAGTGGTTTGGAAGAGGAAATTTATTTATAGTTTAAATTTATAACCCATCATATCCAGCAGGCTCAGAGTGGCTTACAACAAACCATCCCCACAGATCGTAGGTTGAAAGAACCTCAGAAAGGAGGTAAGGGTAGATGttatttacatgcattttaaaaaggcttttgacacagtgttgcacccaattcttacaagtaaactaagtagctgtgacatggattttttcagtcgggtgggtagaaaactggcttatgggacacacccagagagtggcggtggatgggttggtttctacctggagagatgtgggtagtggtgtcccccaaggctctgtccttgtaccagcactgttcaatatcttaatcAGCGATTTGGATAAGGGCGTAGAAAGCACtgtgtccaaattcacagatgacaccgaACTATGGgatatagtaaacacactagagggtagggagtgaattcaggcaaatttggacaggctggggaagtgggtggatcagaataggatgcaatttaacaaagataagtgcaaagtgctgcacctggggacaaAGAATCACCAAtatacctatagactgggaaatACCATTCgaagtagcacagcagcagaaagggatcttggagtcatagccaacacaaaaatgaacatgactcgccaatgtgatgaggtaataggCAAGGCTAACCGTGCTCTttcctgcattagtaggtgcgTCACGAGCAG
This genomic window contains:
- the KLC4 gene encoding kinesin light chain 4 isoform X2 yields the protein MIFATFPPAERLLPPKELLGASQSLPPQARQWNAPRHRGASGHAGKGPLRRSRHVGFKGAALAPAPGRLREALSVRGRRWRQLRGESQAGGGRRGRLCNSVLAASPPLSCLGLRSPALPARCLCGEKKAMSTMVYPREEKLDKLSQEEIISNTKLVIQGLEALKNEHNSILHSLLETIKCLKKDEEANLVHEKSNLLRKSVEMIELGLGEAQVMMALSNHLNAVESEKQKLRAQVRRLCQENQWLRDELANTQQKLQRSEQTVAQLEEEKKHLEFMNQLKKYDEDVSPSEEKEGDSTKDSLDDLFPNEEEEHGPGLPHQHSSAAAAAQQGGYEIPARLRTLHNLVIQYASQGRYEVAVPLCKQALEDLEKTSGHDHPDVATMLNILALVYRDQNKYKEAAHLLNDALSIREKTLGKDHPAVAATLNNLAVLYGKRGKYKEAEPLCKRALEIREKVLGKDHPDVAKQLNNLALLCQNQGKYEEVEYYYCRALEIYESRLGPDDPNVAKTKNNLASCYLKQGKYKEAEVLYKEILTRAHVKEFGSVDDEHKPIWMHAEEREEMSKSKHRDSAPYAEYGGWYKACKVSSPTVNTTLRNLGALYRRQGKMEAAETLEECAMRSRRQGIDPINQTKVVEILKEGDGAERRRSRDSLVGNVKYENAADGSEEDGSGMLQRSSSLGKIRDVIRRSSEMLVKKLQLNGPLEPRNTNMKRAASLNYLHKSSDDSFEGTQGLRAESRGLSASSLDLSSHSSLLTSN
- the KLC4 gene encoding kinesin light chain 4 isoform X6; translation: MSTMVYPREEKLDKLSQEEIISNTKLVIQGLEALKNEHNSILHSLLETIKCLKKDEEANLVHEKSNLLRKSVEMIELGLGEAQVMMALSNHLNAVESEKQKLRAQVRRLCQENQWLRDELANTQQKLQRSEQTVAQLEEEKKHLEFMNQLKKYDEDVSPSEEKEGDSTKDSLDDLFPNEEEEHGPGLPHQHSSAAAAAQQGGYEIPARLRTLHNLVIQYASQGRYEVAVPLCKQALEDLEKTSGHDHPDVATMLNILALVYRDQNKYKEAAHLLNDALSIREKTLGKDHPAVAATLNNLAVLYGKRGKYKEAEPLCKRALEIREKVLGKDHPDVAKQLNNLALLCQNQGKYEEVEYYYCRALEIYESRLGPDDPNVAKTKNNLASCYLKQGKYKEAEVLYKEILTRAHVKEFGSVDDEHKPIWMHAEEREEMSKSKHRDSAPYAEYGGWYKACKVSSPTVNTTLRNLGALYRRQGKMEAAETLEECAMRSRRQGIDPINQTKVVEILKEGDGAERRRSRDSLVGNVKYENAADGSEEVSMGVEWSGDGSGMLQRSSSLGKIRDVIRRSSEMLVKKLQLNGPLEPRNTNMKRAASLNYLHKSSDDSFEGTQGLRAESRGLSASSLDLSSHSSLLTSN
- the KLC4 gene encoding kinesin light chain 4 isoform X1 — its product is MIFATFPPAERLLPPKELLGASQSLPPQARQWNAPRHRGASGHAGKGPLRRSRHVGFKGAALAPAPGRLREALSVRGRRWRQLRGESQAGGGRRGRLCNSVLAASPPLSCLGLRSPALPARCLCGEKKAMSTMVYPREEKLDKLSQEEIISNTKLVIQGLEALKNEHNSILHSLLETIKCLKKDEEANLVHEKSNLLRKSVEMIELGLGEAQVMMALSNHLNAVESEKQKLRAQVRRLCQENQWLRDELANTQQKLQRSEQTVAQLEEEKKHLEFMNQLKKYDEDVSPSEEKEGDSTKDSLDDLFPNEEEEHGPGLPHQHSSAAAAAQQGGYEIPARLRTLHNLVIQYASQGRYEVAVPLCKQALEDLEKTSGHDHPDVATMLNILALVYRDQNKYKEAAHLLNDALSIREKTLGKDHPAVAATLNNLAVLYGKRGKYKEAEPLCKRALEIREKVLGKDHPDVAKQLNNLALLCQNQGKYEEVEYYYCRALEIYESRLGPDDPNVAKTKNNLASCYLKQGKYKEAEVLYKEILTRAHVKEFGSVDDEHKPIWMHAEEREEMSKSKHRDSAPYAEYGGWYKACKVSSPTVNTTLRNLGALYRRQGKMEAAETLEECAMRSRRQGIDPINQTKVVEILKEGDGAERRRSRDSLVGNVKYENAADGSEEVSMGVEWSGDGSGMLQRSSSLGKIRDVIRRSSEMLVKKLQLNGPLEPRNTNMKRAASLNYLHKSSDDSFEGTQGLRAESRGLSASSLDLSSHSSLLTSN
- the KLC4 gene encoding kinesin light chain 4 isoform X3, coding for MIFATFPPAERLLPPKELLGASQSLPPQARQWNAPRHRGASGHAGKGPLRRSRHVGFKGAALAPAPGRLREALSVRGRRWRQLRGESQAGGGRRGRLCNSVLAASPPLSCLGLRSPALPARCLCGEKKAMSTMVYPREEKLDKLSQEEIISNTKLVIQGLEALKNEHNSILHSLLETIKCLKKDEEANLVHEKSNLLRKSVEMIELGLGEAQVMMALSNHLNAVESEKQKLRAQVRRLCQENQWLRDELANTQQKLQRSEQTVAQLEEEKKHLEFMNQLKKYDEDVSPSEEKEGDSTKDSLDDLFPNEEEEHGPGLPHQHSSAAAAAQQGGYEIPARLRTLHNLVIQYASQGRYEVAVPLCKQALEDLEKTSGHDHPDVATMLNILALVYRDQNKYKEAAHLLNDALSIREKTLGKDHPAVAATLNNLAVLYGKRGKYKEAEPLCKRALEIREKVLGKDHPDVAKQLNNLALLCQNQGKYEEVEYYYCRALEIYESRLGPDDPNVAKTKNNLASCYLKQGKYKEAEVLYKEILTRAHVKEFGSVDDEHKPIWMHAEEREEMSKSKHRDSAPYAEYGGWYKACKVSSPTVNTTLRNLGALYRRQGKMEAAETLEECAMRSRRQGIDPINQTKVVEILKEGDGAERRRSRDSLVGNVKYENAADGSEEVSMGVEWSGA
- the KLC4 gene encoding kinesin light chain 4 isoform X4, which encodes MQQQHMAGGGGKGSTETPVSCKALSCVPARIPTGDFLLCLSFSQRCLCGEKKAMSTMVYPREEKLDKLSQEEIISNTKLVIQGLEALKNEHNSILHSLLETIKCLKKDEEANLVHEKSNLLRKSVEMIELGLGEAQVMMALSNHLNAVESEKQKLRAQVRRLCQENQWLRDELANTQQKLQRSEQTVAQLEEEKKHLEFMNQLKKYDEDVSPSEEKEGDSTKDSLDDLFPNEEEEHGPGLPHQHSSAAAAAQQGGYEIPARLRTLHNLVIQYASQGRYEVAVPLCKQALEDLEKTSGHDHPDVATMLNILALVYRDQNKYKEAAHLLNDALSIREKTLGKDHPAVAATLNNLAVLYGKRGKYKEAEPLCKRALEIREKVLGKDHPDVAKQLNNLALLCQNQGKYEEVEYYYCRALEIYESRLGPDDPNVAKTKNNLASCYLKQGKYKEAEVLYKEILTRAHVKEFGSVDDEHKPIWMHAEEREEMSKSKHRDSAPYAEYGGWYKACKVSSPTVNTTLRNLGALYRRQGKMEAAETLEECAMRSRRQGIDPINQTKVVEILKEGDGAERRRSRDSLVGNVKYENAADGSEEVSMGVEWSGDGSGMLQRSSSLGKIRDVIRRSSEMLVKKLQLNGPLEPRNTNMKRAASLNYLHKSSDDSFEGTQGLRAESRGLSASSLDLSSHSSLLTSN
- the KLC4 gene encoding kinesin light chain 4 isoform X5, with the translated sequence MIFATFPPAERLLPPKELLGASQSLPPQARQWNAPRHRGASGHAGKGPLRRSRHVGFKGAALAPAPGRLREALSVRGRRWRQLRGESQAGGGRRGRLCNSVLAASPPLSCLGLRSPALPARCLCGEKKAMSTMVYPREEKLDKLSQEEIISNTKLVIQGLEALKNEHNSILHSLLETIKCLKKDEEANLVHEKSNLLRKSVEMIELGLGEAQVMMALSNHLNAVESEKQKLRAQVRRLCQENQWLRDELANTQQKLQRSEQTVAQLEEEKKHLEFMNQLKKYDEDVSPSEEKEGDSTKDSLDDLFPNEEEEHGPGLPHQHSSAAAAAQQGGYEIPARLRTLHNLVIQYASQGRYEVAVPLCKQALEDLEKTSGHDHPDVATMLNILALVYRDQNKYKEAAHLLNDALSIREKTLGKDHPAVAATLNNLAVLYGKRGKYKEAEPLCKRALEIREKVLGKDHPDVAKQLNNLALLCQNQGKYEEVEYYYCRALEIYESRLGPDDPNVAKTKNNLASCYLKQGKYKEAEVLYKEILTRAHVKEFGSVDDEHKPIWMHAEEREEMSKSKHRDSAPYAEYGGWYKACKVSSPTVNTTLRNLGALYRRQGKMEAAETLEECAMRSRRQGIDPINQTKVVEILKEGDGAERRRSRDSLVGNVKYENAADGSEEA